The Muribaculum intestinale genome includes the window ATACAACGGTCTGGCCTACCTCTACCTCGCGGGATATCACTACTCCGTCGATTGGTGAATATATCTCGGCATAGTTGAGATTTTTGGCAGCGCGCACGCGATCGGCCTGAGCTTTCTCGTAGGCAGTCTTTGACACCTCGTATTCTTTTAATGATGTCTGGTACTCATAGTCGCTTATGAGTTGTTTGTCGTGGAGCTGGCGGTCACGTTCGTAGTTGGTGCGGTTATATTCATATGTCACGCGTGCCGACTCCATGCTTGCGTCGGCGCTTCTCAGCTCGCTTTCGAGGAGCGTCTTTTCAATTTCGGCAATAAGCTCACCCTTGGTTACAACGGAATTGTAGTCGGCGTAGAGTTTGTCGACGATACCTGTGACCTGAGTACCCACGTCGACTTGTGTCACGGATTCTACAGTGCCGGTGGCTGTCACCGATTCGCTTATGTCGGCCCGCTCTACCTTAGCGGTCTCAAGCCGTATTTGCGGTTTTTTTGAGCAAGATACAGCGCTAAGGGCCAAAAGTGTTGTGAACAGGAGAATGTGGGGGTTCGGTTTCATATACTGATTTGATAGGATTGTTTTGAAAAATTGTAGTGCGAGATTATAGGTTAATCTCGGCTGTGCGGTAGAATTCTATGAGTTTGCGGTCGAGCATAGCCATGAAACGAGCCTGAAGAAGAGTGTGTTGCGCTTCAATCAGATTGTTGTGGGCGGTAAGAAGTTCGACTGTATTTACCAGTCCGAGGCTAAACTGTTCATCGACAAGTTCCGCGCTCAACCGGGCGCTTTCGAGCTGTTCTTTGGCCGCTGCAAATCTCGACTGGGTAGCACGTAGGTCGATATATGCCGCCTCTACATTCTGGGCTATGTCATTGCGTCGGGCTTCTTCGTCAAGAGCAGCGTTAAGTTGCTGTATTTTTGCCTTTGCAATGGCTGTCTTTGCCTTCTTTCCATCAGTTATCGGCAGTGAAAGAGCTACTCCTATCTGTTCGTTGAGCGACTGCTTCAATTGGGTGCCGACAGCCTCACCGGGTGCGAAGTAATTCGTGCCGACACCTGCGGTGATAGATATATTGGGCCGGCGCTGGGCATTTGCGATATCTACATCGAGGGCTGTCGCGTCGCGCTGAAGACGTAAGGCCTCGAGTTTCTTGTCGGTATGCAAGGCCAGGGTATAGCTTTCTGCTATAGGTGGGAGTGAATCAGTCACCTGTGAGTCGGTCCATACTACAGGCGCGAGCCGGAGGTCGGTATCTATGCCAAGTTCGAGCAGACGTTTCAATTCCATGCGTCGGGTGTCGTAGGTGCCTGTGGCGTTCGACAGATTGTAGCGTTGCTGTTCGGCCTGAGCCTGGAGTTGTGCGTAGTCTACGCGCGACACGCGGCCGGCTTCCATCAGCTGGCGGCATCTCTCAGCCTGGGCATCACTGAGTTTCACGGCTTCGCGGTATATTTCAATCGATTCCTTGCAATACAGGATATTAAGATATGCACGCAACAGGTCGGTTTCAAGTGTACGCATTACATCGTCGGTCTCGAGCGCGGCAATCTGTGTGTCGAGTCGGCTGCGTTTTATCTGTGCGCTACGGGCACCACCGTCGTATGCTGTCCAGGCGGCATTGAATCCGATGGTGCCGTTGTATGTGTTCTTGTCGCTCTCGCTCCAGGGTGAGTTGCCTACAGTGTGGCGTGTGGTAAAATCAAGTGTAGGCTCCCATTGGGCTTTTGCTTCCTCAAGCGACAGGCCGGCTGTCTCGCCGACCAGGCGTGACTGCTGTAAAGATATGTTGTTGGTGCGTGCGTAATCCACACATTGGCGGAAAGTCCATTCTTCAGCGGCAGCCGATATGCTCCAGGCTATAAGAGTCGGTATACACAAGCGGATAATACGATGGTTCATCATTATGAAGATTGTTGATTTTTCACGGCAAAATTATTGTTTCATCGACGTAGCTGCAACTTGAATAGATGTTTTGCCATATCATGCGAGCAATTAATATGCTATTTTTTAGATAAACCCCTGGGTAAGATATCGGAATGTTAATATGAGTGAAATGTGACGTTTGGATTCGTCGAAAATATACACATTGATTGTTGTAGCTATTGTAAACTATAAAATTATAATGACATGAATGAATATCAGACTCTGACAGAGAGCGCTCCGGTTGTGCTTGTGGAATTCTTTGCAACTTGGTGTCCTCATTGCCGGCATATGATGCCGATTGTG containing:
- a CDS encoding TolC family protein, translated to MMNHRIIRLCIPTLIAWSISAAAEEWTFRQCVDYARTNNISLQQSRLVGETAGLSLEEAKAQWEPTLDFTTRHTVGNSPWSESDKNTYNGTIGFNAAWTAYDGGARSAQIKRSRLDTQIAALETDDVMRTLETDLLRAYLNILYCKESIEIYREAVKLSDAQAERCRQLMEAGRVSRVDYAQLQAQAEQQRYNLSNATGTYDTRRMELKRLLELGIDTDLRLAPVVWTDSQVTDSLPPIAESYTLALHTDKKLEALRLQRDATALDVDIANAQRRPNISITAGVGTNYFAPGEAVGTQLKQSLNEQIGVALSLPITDGKKAKTAIAKAKIQQLNAALDEEARRNDIAQNVEAAYIDLRATQSRFAAAKEQLESARLSAELVDEQFSLGLVNTVELLTAHNNLIEAQHTLLQARFMAMLDRKLIEFYRTAEINL